TCCTCCATTTCGCACCTCCTATAACGCCTTTTCTCAAATAATACTATCAGAAAAGAGTTCTATTACCGAAATAAAGGCGCTCTTGAGAAAGTAATAATGCAACGTGAAATCTGATATTATCAGACTGGAGGTGATCAAATGAAAAGAGTGATGGTGATTCTTACACTACTTTTGACCGCGTTTGCCTTTTCGTGGTCGGGGCATGACGCGCTTACTTATATTATTGTTTCTCAGTATGAGGATGATTTCGACGCGTTCGTGGAAATAACTCCTTATACTTACTCCGATGTAGATACTCAGCAGTACAATCCGGCCATAGAGGGTTTCTACGATTATCTCGGCGAAGACTATCTGCCGGAAGAAGATCTCGATCTGTACAGCTCGATCTTCCCAAACCCCAAACCGGTTGACAATTTGGCGCCCCTGTGGCAGATCCTTTCGGTCTATTCTTACGAGCCCGATCTTGGTATGGACAAGGGGCTTGAACTTAAAGGAATAGAGACACTTCTCGGAGATAGCCAGGGGCTGAGACACATGGAATACAGAATGCTTTTCTTCATTCGAGTTGGTAAGGTGACCGACGTGGTTCAGTATTTCAGCGATCTGGCCGAGATCGCTTATTCTAGAGGAGACCACTACTGGGCATACCGGTTTTTGGGAAGAGCACTTCACTATCTTGAAGACGTTGGTCAGCCATTTCATACATTCCCGGCTCCGTTTTTCGAGCTTCTGAAATTGCCGTTCAATATGGACAAGTGGCTGACTGTCTTTGCAAACTACCACTTCGCTTATGACTTCTACGGTGGATACCTGCTTTGGGAAGAATACGAACCACTTGTTGAGGCGATCAAAGAGGTTTCTCCCAAAGAAATTAAGGACCCGAAGCAAGCGGCCGTTAGTTTGCGAAGGTACTCCAGAAATAGGTTGAGTTCAGTCTATTACGAGCTTAAGCGTACAATGGGAGACAAACTGGAAAATCCCGAATCAGCCTGGCCTGGAAAAGCCTATTTCGACGATCTTCAAGACGCAGGCGAAACAGCGAAGCTCGATGCGCTTTCAGTAGAGATTTTGAGAGAAACTGCCTCTTATGTAAAGGGTTACATAAACTATATGCTTGCAAGATTTGCCGAGATAGATTCCGAATCCTAGAATAGCTGTTTTTATAATCAATACGGCGATAGACAGAGGCACTATCTATCGCCGTATTTTGCTAGTCTAATGAAATAACCTGACTAATCGACGTTCTTACCGGCTCGCTTATTTGTTCGAGAGGCAATCTCGAAGAACTTCTTGAGTCTATCAACGACAAGTCGATTGAAACTGCCCGAAGAGTACTGCCCGTTTTTTCCGATTTTCCCCGGTTTCATTCCCGTTAGTATCTCGATAGCCTCGTCCACGGTTTCAATAGTCCAGACGTTGAATCTACCTTCTTTAACCGCTCCTATTATTTCGTCATTCAGAATCACGTTATCGGAATTTGCTTCGGGC
The sequence above is a segment of the Mesotoga sp. BH458_6_3_2_1 genome. Coding sequences within it:
- a CDS encoding phospholipase — translated: MKRVMVILTLLLTAFAFSWSGHDALTYIIVSQYEDDFDAFVEITPYTYSDVDTQQYNPAIEGFYDYLGEDYLPEEDLDLYSSIFPNPKPVDNLAPLWQILSVYSYEPDLGMDKGLELKGIETLLGDSQGLRHMEYRMLFFIRVGKVTDVVQYFSDLAEIAYSRGDHYWAYRFLGRALHYLEDVGQPFHTFPAPFFELLKLPFNMDKWLTVFANYHFAYDFYGGYLLWEEYEPLVEAIKEVSPKEIKDPKQAAVSLRRYSRNRLSSVYYELKRTMGDKLENPESAWPGKAYFDDLQDAGETAKLDALSVEILRETASYVKGYINYMLARFAEIDSES